A genomic region of uncultured Paludibaculum sp. contains the following coding sequences:
- the rapZ gene encoding RNase adapter RapZ, with product MEEKPKRDQQPELVIITGLSGSGKGTVLKTLEDHGYYSVDNLPLDLIPKFAELTRDSPNIRRAALVVDIREREQLQRFPDLFTKIKRSISTRLIFLDADDDSLVRRYSETRRPHPLGGDRSVLRNVRSERRTLEPIRALADHVINTTELNVHQLRKRIVENFGASEEAKLRVYVMSFGFRHGVPPESDLVFDVRFLPNPNYIPEFKNLTGRNPGVARYIRSFPQTAEFMERISSLLLYLMPHYTAEGKSYLTISIGCTGGQHRSVMMAEEINKRLSKAGYSTKVAHRDIEKK from the coding sequence GTGGAAGAGAAACCGAAAAGGGACCAACAGCCCGAGCTGGTGATCATCACCGGTCTCAGCGGCTCGGGCAAAGGGACTGTCCTCAAGACGTTGGAGGACCACGGCTATTACTCCGTCGACAATCTCCCACTCGACCTCATCCCTAAGTTTGCTGAGCTCACGCGCGATTCGCCCAACATCCGGCGCGCGGCGCTCGTCGTGGACATCCGGGAACGCGAGCAATTGCAGCGGTTTCCAGACCTCTTCACGAAGATCAAGCGCAGCATCTCCACGCGCCTCATCTTTCTCGATGCCGACGACGACTCCCTCGTCCGCCGCTATAGCGAGACCCGCCGCCCCCATCCCCTCGGTGGCGACCGCAGCGTGCTTCGCAACGTCCGGTCCGAACGGCGCACGCTGGAGCCCATTCGCGCTCTGGCCGATCACGTCATCAACACGACCGAACTGAACGTCCACCAGCTCAGGAAGCGCATCGTGGAGAACTTCGGTGCGTCAGAAGAGGCCAAGCTCCGGGTCTATGTGATGAGCTTCGGCTTCCGCCATGGCGTGCCACCGGAGAGCGATCTCGTCTTCGACGTCCGGTTCCTGCCCAACCCGAACTACATTCCGGAGTTTAAGAACCTCACCGGGAGGAACCCCGGGGTCGCCCGCTACATCCGCAGTTTTCCTCAAACCGCGGAGTTCATGGAGCGCATCTCCAGCCTGCTGCTTTACCTGATGCCCCACTACACCGCCGAGGGCAAGAGCTACCTGACGATCTCCATAGGCTGCACTGGTGGGCAGCACCGGTCCGTTATGATGGCCGAAGAGATCAACAAGCGGCTGAGCAAGGCGGGCTACTCCACCAAGGTCGCCCACCGCGACATCGAGAAGAAGTAG